A stretch of DNA from Rhodoluna sp. KAS3:
ACTGACTGTTCGGCGACCTTCAAAAGCGCGACCAAGAGTAACTTCATCGGCGTACTCGAGGTCTCCACCCACCGGAAGACCCGATGCCAATCGAGAGACTGTGATGCCCAGCGGGCTGAGCATTCTGGTCAGGTAAGTTGCCGTTGCCTCACCCTCAAGGTTTGGGTCCGTTGCAATGATGACCTCTTGAATTTCTGGGTCGCTTAGTCGGCTCATTAGCTCTTTGATTCTGAGCTGGTCTGGGCCAACGCCTTCGATCGGGCTGATGGCGCCACCGAGTACGTGATACAGGCCGTGGAACTCGCGGGTGCGCTCGATTGCCTGAACGTCTTTAGATTCTTCGACCACACAAATTGCTGTGCGGTTGCGTCGAGCATCGCGGCAAATGTTGCAACGAGTCTCTTCAGTTACGTTGCCGCAAATCTCGCAAAATCGGACCCGCTCTTTTACCTCTGTAAGCACGCGGGCAAGGGTTTGAGCCTGCTCGTCTTCGGCCTGAAGCAGATAGAAGGCAATTCGCTGAGCCGACTTTGGCCCAACACCAGGCAGCCTGCCCAGCTCGTCAATGAGTTCTTGAACTACGCCCTCGTACATTACTTGCCACCGTTTTTATCGATGATCGGCTCTGCGCCCAGCATTTCGCGGAGGAGCGATTCGCCGTATCGTGCGGACTCGTCGACCATGCTTGAGTTGCGAGATTTCATCGGTGCAGCGTCAAACTGCTCCTCTGGTTCAGGCTCATCCAGCGGAGGTGGAACTTCTTCAGAGGTTGGTGCAGCGGCAGGAGCCGGCGCCTGAGCCGGTGCTGCCTGGGCCGGTGCTGCCGCGGCCGGTGCCTCTTGAACTGCCGGCTTACTTGCCTCATCGATCTGGGCCCGGAATTTGACCTGTACACCTAGAACATCGAGAATCGCGGTTCGCAGAATGTCACTTGCGCCGTTTGAATTCTTGAATGACTCGAGATCTTTTTGGCTCAAGAACTTCAAAGTCAAAACCTCGTCGCTGAAATCAACAACGCTCAGTGAGAAGGCGACCATCCAGGCTGCTTTAGAAGCCTTATTAACCTTGGTGAGGATGTTTGGC
This window harbors:
- the recR gene encoding recombination mediator RecR, translated to MYEGVVQELIDELGRLPGVGPKSAQRIAFYLLQAEDEQAQTLARVLTEVKERVRFCEICGNVTEETRCNICRDARRNRTAICVVEESKDVQAIERTREFHGLYHVLGGAISPIEGVGPDQLRIKELMSRLSDPEIQEVIIATDPNLEGEATATYLTRMLSPLGITVSRLASGLPVGGDLEYADEVTLGRAFEGRRTVS